A single window of Carassius auratus strain Wakin chromosome 9, ASM336829v1, whole genome shotgun sequence DNA harbors:
- the stx12l gene encoding syntaxin-12, which produces MSHRMMDSCHSQSQPRDFNNLTQTCSSNIQKITQNTGQIKSMLFQLATRPDTPELEDRLQQMQHYTNQLAKETNRHLKDLGSFPQPQSPSEQRQQRIQKDRLMNDFSAALNNFQVVQRRAAERERESVARARAGSRLNVDELNQDEQLVTFEKNEGWRMQTEEEPFTEEDLELIKERETNIHQLESDIMDVNQIFKDLAVMIHDQGDMIDSIEANVESAEVRVERGAEQLQQAAYHRRKSRKRMCVLALILSLVVAIFALIIWQAVR; this is translated from the exons ATGTCTCACAGAATGATGGACAgctgtcactcacagtcacagcCCAGAGATTTCAACAACCTCACTCAGACATGCAGCTCAAACATCCAGAAAATCACACAAAACA CTGGTCAAATCAAGAGCATGCTTTTCCAGCTTGCTACCAGACCAGACACACCAGAACTTGAAGACAGACT CCAGCAAATGCAGCACTACACAAACCAGTTAGCAAAAGAGACCAACAGACATCTGAAAGACCTGGGCTCTTTCCCACAGCCGCAGTCCCCGTCAGAACAG CGGCAGCAGAGGATTCAGAAAGACCGTCTGATGAATgacttctcagctgctctcaacAACTTCCAAGTGGTCCAGCGGCGAGCTGCAGAGAGGGAGCGTGAATCAGTGGCACGGGCTCGAGCTGGCTCCAGACTAAAC GTTGATGAGCTCAATCAAGATGAACAGCTTGTGACATTTGAAAA aaaTGAAGGGTGGAGGATGCAGACCGAAGAAGAGCCTTTCACTGAAGAGGACCTTGAGCttattaaagagagagagaccaaTATCCACCAGCTGGAG TCGGACATTATGGATGTGAACCAGATCTTCAAGGACCTTGCAGTCATGATCCATGACCAGGGTGACATGATCG ATAGCATCGAAGCCAACGTGGAGAGTGCAGAGGTACGTGTGGAGCGAGGAGCTGAACAACTCCAGCAGGCGGCGTACCATCGG AGAAAATCCCGCAAGAGGATGTGTGTTCTGGCTCTGATCCTGTCGCTAGTGGTGGCCATCTTTGCTCTAATCATCTGGCAAGCAGTCAGATAA